ACTAAGGGGGTAACATCCCCCCCTTATTTTAGATTGGGAGATGATGATGAAAGTGATTATAAAACATATAGAAAATCTTCAAGAATTTATCGGTAAATGTGTTGGATTAATCAACTATGCACTCATATTTGTTGTTTTGTATGAGGTTACGAGTAGGAAAATATTTGGAAACCCAACAGTATGGGGATTTGATCTAAGCTACATGCTTTACGGTACAATGTTTATGCTCGGTTTCGGGTATACACTTAAACATGGATCCCATGTCAGGATAGATATCATATATGCATATCTAAAACCAAGAAATAAAGCCATTCTGGATCTAATAGGCTACCTACTCTTTTTTCTCCCATTCATGATAATCTGTCTAAAAGTTTCCTTTGATTTTGGATTTCAATCGTTTGATATGAGAGAACAAAGCATGTCTATATGGCAAATACCTATATACCCCTTTAAGCTCATGATGTTTCTGGGTTTCTTATTGCTGTTCATACAAGGTATTGTGGAAATAATCAAATCTATTTTATTGTTAAAGGAGGGCAAATAATATGTCTCCTGATATAATCGCAATTCTAATGTTTGTAATACTACTTTTTGCAGTCTTTTTGGGTCATCCATTAGCTACCACACTTGGTGGTTTGGGACTTTTGTTTGGTTATTTAGGCTATGGTGGAGACATAAGTGGTATAAACTTTATAATAGCAAGTAAAACTTATGGTTTGATGGAAAACTATGTATTAGTAGCCATTCCACTATTCATAATGATGGCACAATTTTTAGATAAATCAGGTGTTGCCGATGAACTATTTGATGCAATGTATATCGTCTTTGGACCTGTTAAAGGTGGTTTAGCATTAGCAACAACCGTCGTAGCAACTCTTTTCGCAGCTACAACAGGTATAGTAGGGGCTTCTGTTGTATCTATGGGCTTACTTGCTGCCCCATCTATGG
This region of Calditerrivibrio sp. genomic DNA includes:
- a CDS encoding TRAP transporter small permease subunit; this encodes MKVIIKHIENLQEFIGKCVGLINYALIFVVLYEVTSRKIFGNPTVWGFDLSYMLYGTMFMLGFGYTLKHGSHVRIDIIYAYLKPRNKAILDLIGYLLFFLPFMIICLKVSFDFGFQSFDMREQSMSIWQIPIYPFKLMMFLGFLLLFIQGIVEIIKSILLLKEGK